One Pseudoliparis swirei isolate HS2019 ecotype Mariana Trench chromosome 4, NWPU_hadal_v1, whole genome shotgun sequence genomic window carries:
- the LOC130192829 gene encoding transmembrane 6 superfamily member 1-like isoform X2 — MSASAGTGVFVMSLMSIHTCYLFNSLIYNKSAEAFFFAGCSTVLILSISACVILKKKAPVDPLFYVFAVYTFLSVVNLIIGLEQDNIIDGFVTFYLREADPHINTAHGHMISYWDGCVHYLMYLVMVAAMTWGDSYRDVGLYWVGSFLTRAIVYILGNAVGKYGTQVSPLFLLHILYLSVSIWACFRIFSQPSTRDVQLTSNAEAKRTSLLHRPLDLLFVIYLAPAFAFCVFRGLIVLDCSSEWCQAYTRQYEPYLKDPSAYPKIQMLVSMLYSGLYYFVALYGLMVPGCEWMTDLTLVHSGALAQDKATEASELQAGASLIGGIRGRLTSDQEEWWYWFS; from the exons ATGAGTGCTTCTGCAGGGACGGGAGTGTTTGTGATGTCCTTGATGTCAATCCACACCTGCTATTTATTTAATTCCCTCATTTACAACAAAAG TGCTGAAGCTTTCTTCTTCGCTGGGTGTTCAACAGTCCTCATACTGTCCATATCTGCCTGTGTTATTCTCAAGAAGAAGGCTCCAGTTGATCCTCTTTTCTATG TGTTTGCGGTGTATACATTCCTTAGTGTGGTGAATCTCATCATCGGGTTGGAGCAGGACAACATCATTGATGGATTTGTGACGTTTTACCTCAGAGAG GCTGATCCACATATTAATACAGCACATGGGCACATGATCTCCTATTGGGACGGCTGTGTGCACTATCTCATGTATCTGGTCATGGTCGCTGCGATGACTTGGGG GGACAGTTACCGAGACGTAGGACTCTACTGGGTGGGATCTTTTCTCACCCGCGCCATAGTCTACATTCTTGGGAATGCTGTGG GTAAATATGGGACCCAAGTtagccctctcttcctcctccacatattatatttatctgTGTCCATTTGGGCCTGCTTCCGGATCTTCAGCCAGCCCTCCACACGGGACGTTCAGTTGACA AGCAATGCGGAGGCCAAAAGAACAAGTTTACTCCACAGACCACTGGACCTGCTGTTCGTGATCTACCTCGCTCCTGCCTTTGCGTTCTGCGTCTTCAGAGGCCTG ATTGTGCTGGACTGTTCCAGCGAATGGTGTCAAGCCTACACACGACAGTATGAGCCTTACCTCAAAGACCCTTCAGCCTACCCTAAAATACAG ATGCTGGTGAGCATGCTGTACTCTGGACTGTACTACTTTGTTGCTCTCTATGGGCTGATGGTCCCAGGATGTGAGTGGATGACAGATCTGACTCTGGTGCACTCCGGAGCACTGGCACAG GACAAAGCAACTGAAGCATCTGAGCTGCAGGCTGGCGCGTCACTCATCGGCGGGATAAGGGGGAGGCTGACTTCAGACCAGGAGGAATGGTGGTATTGGTTCAGTTAA
- the LOC130192829 gene encoding transmembrane 6 superfamily member 1-like isoform X1, which yields MSASAGTGVFVMSLMSIHTCYLFNSLIYNKSAEAFFFAGCSTVLILSISACVILKKKAPVDPLFYVFAVYTFLSVVNLIIGLEQDNIIDGFVTFYLREADPHINTAHGHMISYWDGCVHYLMYLVMVAAMTWGDSYRDVGLYWVGSFLTRAIVYILGNAVGKYGTQVSPLFLLHILYLSVSIWACFRIFSQPSTRDVQLTSNAEAKRTSLLHRPLDLLFVIYLAPAFAFCVFRGLIVLDCSSEWCQAYTRQYEPYLKDPSAYPKIQMLVSMLYSGLYYFVALYGLMVPGCEWMTDLTLVHSGALAQAQFAHIGASLHTRTPFSYRVPAGGQPVFLLVNILYALVPQALCYRCCSRPAFFLRPMPDRTE from the exons ATGAGTGCTTCTGCAGGGACGGGAGTGTTTGTGATGTCCTTGATGTCAATCCACACCTGCTATTTATTTAATTCCCTCATTTACAACAAAAG TGCTGAAGCTTTCTTCTTCGCTGGGTGTTCAACAGTCCTCATACTGTCCATATCTGCCTGTGTTATTCTCAAGAAGAAGGCTCCAGTTGATCCTCTTTTCTATG TGTTTGCGGTGTATACATTCCTTAGTGTGGTGAATCTCATCATCGGGTTGGAGCAGGACAACATCATTGATGGATTTGTGACGTTTTACCTCAGAGAG GCTGATCCACATATTAATACAGCACATGGGCACATGATCTCCTATTGGGACGGCTGTGTGCACTATCTCATGTATCTGGTCATGGTCGCTGCGATGACTTGGGG GGACAGTTACCGAGACGTAGGACTCTACTGGGTGGGATCTTTTCTCACCCGCGCCATAGTCTACATTCTTGGGAATGCTGTGG GTAAATATGGGACCCAAGTtagccctctcttcctcctccacatattatatttatctgTGTCCATTTGGGCCTGCTTCCGGATCTTCAGCCAGCCCTCCACACGGGACGTTCAGTTGACA AGCAATGCGGAGGCCAAAAGAACAAGTTTACTCCACAGACCACTGGACCTGCTGTTCGTGATCTACCTCGCTCCTGCCTTTGCGTTCTGCGTCTTCAGAGGCCTG ATTGTGCTGGACTGTTCCAGCGAATGGTGTCAAGCCTACACACGACAGTATGAGCCTTACCTCAAAGACCCTTCAGCCTACCCTAAAATACAG ATGCTGGTGAGCATGCTGTACTCTGGACTGTACTACTTTGTTGCTCTCTATGGGCTGATGGTCCCAGGATGTGAGTGGATGACAGATCTGACTCTGGTGCACTCCGGAGCACTGGCACAG GCCCAGTTCGCTCATATTGGAGCGTCACTTCACACACGGACGCCGTTCTCCTACAGAGTGCCTGCTGGCGGGCAGCCTGTCTTCTTGCTGGTCAATATCCTGTACGCACTGGTGCCTCAGGCTCTGTGCTACCGCTGCTGCAGCAGGCCGGCCTTCTTCCTCAGGCCAATGCCAGATAGGACTGAATGA
- the LOC130192828 gene encoding BTB/POZ domain-containing protein 1-like isoform X1: MATGSGGLASNHDGQETAAFNSVQSGAGSVLSNVPASGSARSASPPVLGLHREPMYNWQATKSSLKERFAFLFNNELLSDVRFLVGKGRQAQRIPAHKFVLAAGSAVFDAMFNGGMATTSTEIELSDVEPAAFLALLRFLYSDEVHIGPETVMTTLYTAKKYAVPALESHCVEFLTRHLRADNAFMLLTQARLFDEPQLASLCLDTIDKSTADAINAEGFTDIDLETLCAVLQRDTLSIRENRLFGAVVRWADAECYRQQLPPTSENKQTVLGKALPLIRFPLMTVEEFAAGPAQSGILFDREVVNLFLHFTVNPKPRVDYIDRPRCCLRGEECSINRFQQVESRWGYSGTSDRIRFNVNKRISIVGFGLYGSIHGPTDYQVNIQILESDKRITLGQNDTGFNCDGTANTFRVMFKEPVEILPNVSYTACATLKGPDSHYGTKGLKKVTQESATGTKTTFLFFSSPGNNNGTSVEDGQIPEIIYYI, from the exons ATGGCGACCGGGAGCGGCGGCTTAGCGTCAAACCATGACGGTCAGGAGACCGCAGCGTTCAACTCTGTTCAGTCCGGAGCCGGATCGGTGCTCTCCAACGTGCCAGCCTCCGGTTCTGCCCGGTCCGCCTCCCCGCCCGTCCTCGGCCTTCACCGGGAGCCCATGTACAACTGGCAGGCGACGAAGAGCTCCCTGAAGGAGCGCTTCGCCTTCCTCTTCAACAACGAGCTGCTCAGCGACGTCCGGTTCCTCGTGGGGAAGGGCAGACAGGCCCAGAGGATACCGGCCCACAAATTCGTCCTGGCCGCGGGCAGTGCCGTGTTTGATGCCATGTTCAACGGGGGGATGGCCACGACCTCGACTGAAATCGAGCTGTCGGATGTGGAGCCCGCAGCCTTCCTCGCCCTGctcag GTTCTTGTATTCGGACGAGGTCCACATTGGTCCTGAGACTGTGATGACGACTCTGTATACGGCAAAGAAGTACGCGGTCCCTGCTCTGGAGAGCCACTGTGTGGAGTTTCTCACCAGGCACCTCAGAGCCGACAACgcgttcatgctcctcacgcAG GCAAGGTTATTTGATGAGCCTCAACTCGCCAGCCTGTGCTTGGACACCATAGACAAAAGCACTGCGGATGCAATAAACGCAGAGGGTTTTACAGATATTGACCTCG AAACTTTATGTGCagtgctacaaagagacacactcaGCATCAGGGAGAACCGCTTGTTCGGTGCGGTGGTACGCTGGGCAGATGCCGAGTGTTACAGACAACAGCTTCCCCCAACTTCTGAGAACAAACAGACGGTTCTGGGCAAAGCCCTCCCGCTCATTCGCTTCCCGCTCATGACCGTGGAGGAGTTCGCTGCAG GGCCTGCCCAGTCTGGAATATTGTTCGATCgggaggtggtaaatctgtttTTACACTTTACAGTAAACCCCAAACCACGGGTCGACTACATCGACAGGCCCCGCTGCTGCCTCAGGGGGGAGGAGTGCAGCATTAATAGATTCCAGCAGGTTGAGAGTCGATGGGGGTACAGTGGTACCAGTGACAGAATCAG ATTCAATGTTAATAAAAGAATATCCATAGTGGGTTTTGGCCTGTATGGTTCAATACATGGACCCACTGACTATCAGGTCAACATACAG ATTTTAGAGAGCGACAAGCGCATTACACTGGGGCAGAACGACACAGGCTTCAACTGTGACGGCACAGCAAACACGTTCAGAGTGATGTTCAAAGAGCCGGTGGAAATCCTACCCAATGTCAGCTACACTGCATGTGCCACCTTAAAG GGCCCAGACTCCCATTATGGCACAAAGGGGTTAAAGAAAGTGACCCAGGAATCAGCAACGGGGACCAAGACGACGTTCTTGTTTTTTAGCTCGCCAGGAAATAACAACGGTACATCAGTGGAGGACGGGCAGATCCCAGAGATAATCTACTACATCTAG
- the LOC130192828 gene encoding BTB/POZ domain-containing protein 1-like isoform X2 → MATGSGGLASNHDGQETAAFNSVQSGAGSVLSNVPASGSARSASPPVLGLHREPMYNWQATKSSLKERFAFLFNNELLSDVRFLVGKGRQAQRIPAHKFVLAAGSAVFDAMFNGGMATTSTEIELSDVEPAAFLALLRFLYSDEVHIGPETVMTTLYTAKKYAVPALESHCVEFLTRHLRADNAFMLLTQARLFDEPQLASLCLDTIDKSTADAINAEGFTDIDLETLCAVLQRDTLSIRENRLFGAVVRWADAECYRQQLPPTSENKQTVLGKALPLIRFPLMTVEEFAAVNPKPRVDYIDRPRCCLRGEECSINRFQQVESRWGYSGTSDRIRFNVNKRISIVGFGLYGSIHGPTDYQVNIQILESDKRITLGQNDTGFNCDGTANTFRVMFKEPVEILPNVSYTACATLKGPDSHYGTKGLKKVTQESATGTKTTFLFFSSPGNNNGTSVEDGQIPEIIYYI, encoded by the exons ATGGCGACCGGGAGCGGCGGCTTAGCGTCAAACCATGACGGTCAGGAGACCGCAGCGTTCAACTCTGTTCAGTCCGGAGCCGGATCGGTGCTCTCCAACGTGCCAGCCTCCGGTTCTGCCCGGTCCGCCTCCCCGCCCGTCCTCGGCCTTCACCGGGAGCCCATGTACAACTGGCAGGCGACGAAGAGCTCCCTGAAGGAGCGCTTCGCCTTCCTCTTCAACAACGAGCTGCTCAGCGACGTCCGGTTCCTCGTGGGGAAGGGCAGACAGGCCCAGAGGATACCGGCCCACAAATTCGTCCTGGCCGCGGGCAGTGCCGTGTTTGATGCCATGTTCAACGGGGGGATGGCCACGACCTCGACTGAAATCGAGCTGTCGGATGTGGAGCCCGCAGCCTTCCTCGCCCTGctcag GTTCTTGTATTCGGACGAGGTCCACATTGGTCCTGAGACTGTGATGACGACTCTGTATACGGCAAAGAAGTACGCGGTCCCTGCTCTGGAGAGCCACTGTGTGGAGTTTCTCACCAGGCACCTCAGAGCCGACAACgcgttcatgctcctcacgcAG GCAAGGTTATTTGATGAGCCTCAACTCGCCAGCCTGTGCTTGGACACCATAGACAAAAGCACTGCGGATGCAATAAACGCAGAGGGTTTTACAGATATTGACCTCG AAACTTTATGTGCagtgctacaaagagacacactcaGCATCAGGGAGAACCGCTTGTTCGGTGCGGTGGTACGCTGGGCAGATGCCGAGTGTTACAGACAACAGCTTCCCCCAACTTCTGAGAACAAACAGACGGTTCTGGGCAAAGCCCTCCCGCTCATTCGCTTCCCGCTCATGACCGTGGAGGAGTTCGCTGCAG TAAACCCCAAACCACGGGTCGACTACATCGACAGGCCCCGCTGCTGCCTCAGGGGGGAGGAGTGCAGCATTAATAGATTCCAGCAGGTTGAGAGTCGATGGGGGTACAGTGGTACCAGTGACAGAATCAG ATTCAATGTTAATAAAAGAATATCCATAGTGGGTTTTGGCCTGTATGGTTCAATACATGGACCCACTGACTATCAGGTCAACATACAG ATTTTAGAGAGCGACAAGCGCATTACACTGGGGCAGAACGACACAGGCTTCAACTGTGACGGCACAGCAAACACGTTCAGAGTGATGTTCAAAGAGCCGGTGGAAATCCTACCCAATGTCAGCTACACTGCATGTGCCACCTTAAAG GGCCCAGACTCCCATTATGGCACAAAGGGGTTAAAGAAAGTGACCCAGGAATCAGCAACGGGGACCAAGACGACGTTCTTGTTTTTTAGCTCGCCAGGAAATAACAACGGTACATCAGTGGAGGACGGGCAGATCCCAGAGATAATCTACTACATCTAG